A stretch of Toxoplasma gondii ME49 chromosome V, whole genome shotgun sequence DNA encodes these proteins:
- a CDS encoding hypothetical protein (encoded by transcript TGME49_212900), which produces MTATAQHTQLTLQNSVLRRYVSADQGQRLRYYTRPAQRISLGFARSSLHAGSDLCASPHDSPCCIPVNVGSRDGANHQFIVLAGVHDTLPEHQRGRSAGNTRYCRASGWCGTTLPGKSAGLCRSGEGQVIDIFDEAAVDKCSSVRRKLSRPRSSFDGCRASGKDLIFSSQRSCSDTPRRQPSRDSEDVNTFRDKRSQSWGSRASCLLSSRSLSPRCVHMDGYLVTRDSEASAAVVPFGYDISVPASGVSPVQVVTPVVAKPETEVDVVSSRAHPPRQDSAPQTDYVWSWERRPPPPESVEPPTLQRDISIGAATLLSLTNPSALPASVAVAQGSALPLVQGTGRSGPGEGSVLTNVRAMCESIELARALASVYYTSDKPLVMSSFHRHPEVVSVLEDLRQMRTVLVDSVERLQLQELEEALQVACMRSLEEEANAGGEVEAAELAMKRQLALNKDSEGGSSALAGAGAFVVEAASKLGGCIRQATSELLGIDRSSKAPKPSSSGSETDSATSARNENRSSLSTDHSVSKFSSCWSATADSSLQSTREPRTTTLQSSRGSGSSASAGSEDKNVLMLEAIDELRENDPGLPRESRRLPAGTRIDPAAPPTPPVNGKEDRVLGRRQQPRTIRGRHDRRGRMFGGGKTRTAETDFETASFAALTPDQSIAEPLSRKGNSRSLLGGMKRGRSMPETGSRASASRQEAAPPPPPLVVAPGVYVVGEASDRRHAHWRNWGRRWSHSGVRIDDKSGAAKAFQDFRTLEAARQLGSELAVTAAGNAAAAAAGAAARDAESQAPRWHFRRGSRRKSSSGTRSTQGRCDAVGATPLLSVPQSGQAISTTPGQQLTPSIEAPVDCSTGMAGGAARHVPSGVWVETFAPTDEPGISSLHSLAAKRDSSGPLELILLRPIPGRPRSASHTQGGAVSASGKTGGKPSISGRDPQTTRQSRSRWLTFRLRKRHRKSGIANVDGVAESNSVQTREFKYQSEPRASRNGRNETRSLSREADTGNERKDYGLEVSKNRKAGAWFRHAFSMSKHRVNKDAGNIDADQERTKHADSLMSCLTMPEETTSAMRTGSLLSRESMTSRSHEEEDRERHSDLSSGIETLTSNSGDYRSSANRLSHGMWLTRKLSSLRSRKGGKNHSPHQDDCVARAIETS; this is translated from the coding sequence ATGACGGCGACTGCCCAGCACACACAGCTCACACTACAAAATAGTGTATTGCGGCGTTACGTTTCCGCTGACCAGGGACAGCGCCTGCGTTATTACACCAGACCGGCACAAAGGATTTCACTTGGATTTGCTAGGTCATCTCTGCATGCTGGATCAGACCTTTGTGCTTCACCCCATGATTCGCCGTGCTGCATTCCCGTGAATGTTggcagcagagacggcgCCAACCACCAGTTCATTGTGCTTGCGGGTGTCCACGACACTCTTCCGGAACACCAGAGGGGGCGCTCTGCAGGAAATACGAGATATTGTCGGGCATCTGGTTGGTGTGGAACTACACTTCCAGGGAAGTCTGCTGGACTGTGTAGATCAGGTGAAGGCCAAGTTATTGATATTTTTGATGAAGCCGCCGTTGATAAATGCAGCTCTGTCCGTCGCAAATTGTCACGACCGCGCAGCTCATTTGACGGATGCAGAGCATCAGGGAAGGACTTGATCTTTAGCTCACAGAGGTCCTGCAGTGACACACCGCGAAGGCAGCCGTCTCGGGACAGCGAGGACGTGAATACTTTTCGAGACAAGCGGTCACAGTCGTGGGGATCGCGAGCGAGCTGCCTCTTatcctcgcgctctctctcaccCCGGTGTGTCCACATGGATGGATACTTGGTTACAAGGGACTCTGAAGCCTCCGCGGCTGTAGTGCCGTTTGGCTATGACATTTCTGTGCCCGCCAGCGGTGTATCGCCTGTGCAGGTCGTGACGCCGGTCGTGGCAAAACCTGAGACAGAGGTAGACGTTGTGTCGTCCCGTGCACACCCACCGAGGCAAGATTCGGCTCCTCAGACAGACTACGTGTGGTCGTGGGAGCGTCGGCCGCCTCCACCGGAGTCTGTTGAGCCTCCGACCCTCCAAAGGGACATTTCGATTGGCGCTGCGACACTTCTCTCCCTCACAAACCCCAGTGCGTTGCCTGCGTCGGTAGCGGTTGCACAAGGATCCGCCCTGCCGTTGGTGCAGGGAACAGGACGCAGTGGACCGGGAGAGGGAAGCGTGTTGACGAATGTCCGGGCCATGTGCGAGTCGATTGAGCTGGCTCGCGCTCTCGCGAGCGTGTACTATACTTCCGACAAGCCGCTTGTTATGTCTTCCTTTCATCGGCATCCGGAGGTCGTCAGCGTTCTCGAAGATCTTCGACAAATGCGGACAGTTCTAGTTGACTCGGTTGAAAGACTTCAATTACAAGAGCTGGAGGAAGCCTTGCAGGtcgcgtgcatgcgaagcctggaggaggaggcaAATGCGGGAGGGGAGGTCGAGGCTGCAGAACTTGCAATGAAGCGCCAGTTAGCTCTCAACAAAGATAGCGAGGGcggctcttctgctcttgcAGGTGCTGGTGCGTTTGTGGTTGAGGCTGCTTCGAAGCTGGGCGGTTGCATACGACAGGCAACGTCGGAACTCTTGGGCATCGACAGGAGTTCGAAGGCACCAAAACCTTCGTCGAGCGGAAGTGAAACGGACTCAGCGACCTCAGCACGAAACGAGAACCGTAGCAGCCTCTCCACTGACCACTCGGTCAGCAAATTCAGCTCCTGTTGGTCTGCCACCGCTGATTCTTCCTTGCAAAGTACGAGAGAACCACGAACCACCACACTCCAGTCGTCAAGAGGCAGTGGTTCCAGCGCGTCTGCAGGCTCAGAGGATAAAAACGTTCTCATGTTAGAGGCAATTGACGAGCTACGCGAAAACGACCCAGGCCTGCCTAGAGAGAGCCGTCGTTTGCCCGCTGGCACTCGGATAGACCCTGCCGCACCGCCAACACCACCGGTCAACGGGAAGGAGGATCGGGTATTGGGAAGGCGACAGCAGCCGCGTACGATCCGAGGACGTCACGACCGACGCGGCCGCATGTTTGGAGGTGGCAAGACTAGGACTGCCGAAACGGATTTTGAGACCGCATCATTCGCTGCACTGACTCCGGACCAGTCGATAGCGGAGCCCCTTTCACGGAAAGGCAACAGCCGCTCATTATTGGGGGGAATGAAACGAGGCCGATCCATGCCTGAAACTGGGTCGCGGGCGTCGGCAAGCCGCCAGGAAGCTGCTCCCCCACCTCCTCCGCTCGTTGTTGCGCCGGGAGTCTACGTAGTCGGTGAAGCGTCAGACCGAAGACACGCCCACTGGCGGAATTGGGGTAGGCGCTGGTCTCATTCGGGTGTTCGAATAGACGATAAGTCGGGAGCAGCGAAGGCGTTTCAAGACTTCCGGACCTTGGAAGCTGCCAGACAGTTGGGGAGTGAACTGGCCGTGACTGCTGCAGGgaacgcagcagctgctgctgcaggtgCCGCGGCACGAGACGCTGAATCCCAGGCACCCCGCTGGCATTTTCGGCGGGGTAGCCGTCGCAAGAGTTCATCCGGAACACGATCAACTCAGGGCAGGTGCGATGCAGTCGGCGCTACGCCGCTTCTTTCCGTGCCGCAATCAGGTCAAGCCATCTCCACCACACCAGGTCAGCAGCTTACACCGTCTATTGAGGCGCCGGTTGACTGCAGCACTGGAATGGCTGGGGGTGCAGCAAGACATGTGCCAAGTGGAGTGTGGGTCGAGACGTTTGCTCCCACGGATGAACCAGGAATCAGCTCCCTACACTCTCTCGCGGCGAAGAGGGATTCGTCAGGACCACTGGAATTGATATTGCTTCGGCCAATTCCAGGACGCCCTCGTTCGGCATCCCATACGCAGGGTGGCGCTGTTTCTGCAAGCGGGAAGACAGGCGGGAAACCCAGTATCTCTGGCAGGGACCCCCAAACCACGAGGCAAAGTCGATCCCGGTGGCTTACCTTCAGGCTCCGCAAGCGACACAGAAAGTCTGGAATTGCCAATGTCGACGGAGTGGCGGAGTCGAATAGCGTGCAAACGCGAGAATTCAAATATCAATCGGAGCCGCGCGCCTCGCGGAAcggcagaaacgaaacgcgaTCTCTTTCCCGAGAGGCCGATACAGGcaacgagaggaaggatTATGGACTAGAGGTGTCGAAAAATCGCAAAGCAGGGGCCTGGTTCAGACACGCGTTTTCCATGTCGAAGCACCGAGTAAATAAAGATGCCGGAAACATCGACGCCGATCAGGAACGGACGAAACACGCTGACTCTCTCATGTCGTGTCTAACTATGCCAGAGGAAACGACCTCCGCGATGCGTACAGGAAGTCTGCTGAGTCGTGAGAGCATGACCAGCAGAAGccacgaggaagaggaccgAGAGCGGCACAGCGATTTGAGTAGCGGAATTGAGACGCTGACTTCAAACAGCGGCGATTACCGTTCATCAGCGAATAGACTGTCACACGGGATGTGGTTGACCCGAAAGCTCTCAAGCCTGCGCTCCAGAAAAGGGGGGAAGAATCATAGTCCCCACCAGGACGATTGCGTGGCTCGTGCAATTGAAACGTCGTAG
- the ROM3 gene encoding rhomboid protease ROM3 (encoded by transcript TGME49_212910~Gene product name based on ToxoDB Community Expert Annotation.~Predicted trans-membrane domain (TMHMM2.0):37-60:66-84:88-111:122-145:148-171:177-196:200-218), with translation MASSDGSDVETQSLLNSGDRTLRSWKDTVFPGISWDKSIVWITVAQIIMYIISCVLSRSYEPNERTLMLLGAAYAPAFSNFQLWRVVTPLFLHATILHLVLNLVFILHISLRLEERYGTKKFLVTYFLSAIVGNLLSMLMQPWALSVGASTAGFGIIGGMAAEVSVVWCKLSEELKRIYSMDICILAVLIYFLSFGRTVDTFGHLGGFLAGVALVCYYNKEIEDLPKWFRVLFYGCSALCATILVVSPPLLLLRYPYRVAATP, from the exons ATGGCTTCGTCTGATGGATCAGATGTGGAGACTCAAAGCCTCCTGAACAGCGGTGACAGAACCCTCAGAAGCTGGAAAGACACAG TATTCCCTGGAATTTCATGGGACAA GTCCATTGTATGGATTACAGTTGCACAGATCATCATGTATATTATATCATGCGTGCTATCGAGGAGCTACGAG CCGAACGAACGGACGCTCATGCTCCTGGGTGCCGCTTACGCACCTGCTTTCAG CAATTTTCAGCTCTGGAGAGTTGTTACCCCTCTGTTCCTACATGCCACAATTTTGCACTTAGTGCTTAACTTGGTATTTATCTTG CATATCAGCCTTCGTCTGGAGGAACGATACGGGACAAAAAAGTTCCTGGTGACCTACTTTCTTTCCG CTATTGTCGGAAACCTGCTGTCTATGTTGATGCAACCGTGGGCCTTA TCGGTGGGTGCTAGCACTGCAGGCTTCG GTATCATTGGTGGCATGGCGGCAGAGGTCAGCGTGGTCTGGTGCAAGCTTTCCGAAGAACTGAAACGAATCTATTCTATGGACATTTGCATTCTCGCTGTGTTGATATACTTTTTGTCGTTTGGGCGAACAG TGGATACCTTTGGCCATCTAGGAGGGTTCCTGGCTGGCGTAGCTTTGGTCTGCTACTATAATAAAGAAATAGAGGACCTGCCGAA GTGGTTCCGTGTGTTGTTCTACGGATGTTCCGCTCTCTGTGCCACGATACTTGTTGTATCACCCCCCCTTTTGCTCCTACGCTACCCATACCGTGTA GCGGCTACCCCGTGA
- a CDS encoding hypothetical protein (encoded by transcript TGME49_212920) has product MSFLVRGLISPGPLGLHQTRERLTKIAIGVTSLSFPKTVSEVLPFRSQSSLSTVGAPQIRWWQPPFDERTAGVCVQNKAPSAAWEPTATICIQRRTLYWPPTRKDRSKRIRLPSGKKCFVFNAKRDQDGELEPVLCFVDSQDNLLMWFNEEELLEFEKLMPRLESYYELWEEKASRTRMKEAIVAEAESDFPHIGLDG; this is encoded by the exons ATGTCTTTCCTCGTGAGGGGTTTGATTTCACCTGGCCCTCTCGGACTCCATCAAACCCGCGAAAGACTCACGAAGATTGCTATCGGCGTGACCAGCCTTTCTTTTCCAAAAACTGTTTCGGAGGTCCTACCGTTCCGGTCTCAATCTAGTCTGTCTACAGTTGGGGCACCACAGATCCGGTGGTGGCAGCCACCCTTCGATGAACGGACTGCGGGAGTGTGTGTACAGAACAAAGCGCCATCAGCAGCGTGGGAGCCTACGGCAACGATCTGCATTCAGAGGCGCACACTTTACTGGCCACCTACGCGGAAGGACAGGTCAAAAAGGATACGG CTTCCTTCGGGCAAAAAATGCTTCGTTTTCAATGCCAAGAGGGACCAAGATGGAGAACTGGAACCGGTCCTATGTTTCGTCGACAG CCAAGACAACCTTCTAATGTGGttcaacgaagaagaactaTTGGAATTCGAGAAACTG ATGCCTCGGCTGGAAAGCTACTACGAACTTtgggaagagaaggcgtcACGCACTCGAATGAAGGAAGCCATCGTAGCTGAGGCAGAAAGCGACTTTCCGCACATCGGATTGGACGGCTGA
- a CDS encoding NifU family domain-containing protein (encoded by transcript TGME49_212930): MAYSTHLSPLGWCRVLKNPFHFLVSTEAFSRASTFLARPVAAVSQPFSLRRNCGALGLSEHRSGLENITLVQAKKNHTRALGTSARAGGCLEADAPRGDSAAPTSQITLSVELTPNPQARKFVVVNGPSLISEPSSGSSRSYTRQQRRHGDSPLADCLFKIDGTSSVLIAGGYVTVVKARDTDWKDLEEPVKRCIQDHLTSGIPAVQRAVSSEDVSGAAEGRPEVPEKKNAKSEEEEDLSEAIRELLHMRARPMLQADGGDLEMMRFDEETGIVWVHLKGSCEGCPSSLITVKRGMKQMLQYYIPEVRTILRVDRSELEGVVAITVASPDEYHSTQWVTLPSANALCHLTQVEDVRQCDENGDPLEDDEE; this comes from the exons ATGGCTTACTCTACGCATTTATCCCCTCTGGGGTGGTGTCGGGTGTTGAAGAATCCTTTTCACTTTCTCGTGTCGACAGAGGCGTTCTCTCGAGCGTCTACTTTTCTTGCGCGTCCCGTGGCAGCCGTGTCGCAGCCATTTTCGCTCCGGCGAAACTGCGGAGCGCTTGGTCTCTCTGAGCATCGGTCTGGTCTCGAGAACATCACACTGGTTCAGGCAAAGAAGAATCACACTCGCGCGCTCGGAACTTCCGCCCGTGCTGGCGGCTGTCTAGAAGCTGACGCTCCTCGCGGTGATAGCGCAGCACCCACTAGTCAGATCACTCTCTCTGTGGAGCTCACTCCCAACCCACAGGCACGGAAATTTGTGGTTGTAAACGGTCCCAGCCTGATTTCAGAGCCGTCCTCCGGTTCCTCGAGGAGCTACACACGACAGCAAAGACGAC acggagaCTCTCCCCTAGCTGACTGTCTATTCAAG ATAGATGGGACGTCTTCTGTGCTAATCGCTGGAGGCTATGTGACGGTGGTGAAGGCGAGAGATACAGACTGGAAGGACTTGGAAGAGCCGGTAAAGCGGTGCATTCAGGA ccaccTAACGTCGGGGATACCTGCTGTCCAGCGCGCTGTATCTTCAGAGGACGTCTCTGGCGCCGCAGAGGGCCGGCCAGAGGTCCcggaaaaaaagaatgccaaatcagaggaagaggaggattTGTCTGAAGCGATTAGAGAGCTGTTGCACATGCGAGCACGACCGATGCTGCAGGCTGATGGAGGTGATCTCGAGATGATGCGGTTCGATGAAGAGACTGGTATTGTCTGGGTGCACTTGAAAGGAAGCTGCGAGGGCTGTCCAAGTTCTCTTATCACCGTCAAGAGAGGAATGAAACAAATGCTGCAATATTACATTCCGGAGGTGAGGACGATTTTACGGGTGGATCGCAGTGAGCTAGAAGGAGTGGTCGCAATTACTGTGGCTTCCCCAGATGAGTACCACTCAACTCAGTGGGTGACTCTTCCATCTGCAAATGCGCTGTGTCACTTGACTCAGGTGGAAGACGTGCGTCAATGCGACGAAAATGGCGATCCTCttgaagacgacgaggagtAA
- a CDS encoding hypothetical protein (encoded by transcript TGME49_212937), whose product MHADRERPRHFSQHRSGAKTSGLSCGVGASRVSVNLFLQDNRTGLPATLIHLANGMHLKAEYHLDFHLQSIHFKLCTKENRFIMFFFVPIKHVSVQPLSHLSRDNGGRV is encoded by the exons ATGcacgcagacagagagaggccgcgCCACTTTTCGCAGCACAGAAGTGGCGCCAAGACCTCTGGGTTATCATGTGGCGTAGGCGCGAGTCGCGTTTCAGTGAATCTTTTTCTGCAGGATAACAGGACCGGTCTTCCTGCAACATTAATTCACCTAGCGAATGGGATGCACCTGAAAGCCGAATATCACCTGGATTTCCATCTCCAA AGCATTCATTTCAAGCTGTGCACCAAAGAGAATCGCTTCATCATGTTCTTTTTCGTTCCCATCAAGCATGTAAGCGTACAACCACTTTCGCATCTGAGTCGGGATAACGGTGGGAGGGTTTAG